In Blautia sp. SC05B48, a single genomic region encodes these proteins:
- a CDS encoding pyridine nucleotide-disulfide oxidoreductase/dicluster-binding protein, which yields MTYIQERGSTHVYHVNRMSKEEMDHMISLCVHEQPAYCVAACPFKADTKEMLFYAAKGNFKKALGIYEKITPFPMILCSGCTAPCEEKCRLCELGDGISIREVERAIVRYGEPGKRSSVFRIRKKKKAVIFGSGLFPLFLAGELEKKMYPATIYCQEKDYEAYIAAAAPKLSESDCRNEAKRLSSMDLSFEFGCSLDLPFIREKMKEADVVCASEEVAKKLAPEETADAEIMLREQAGIVSGLAQSVMDAAFAAKRAALTVDLLVQNLSPHSNRGSEGAVTTRLYTNMEGMKGSKKIPCSIDGYSKEEAMEEAKRCIQCHCDECMKSCVYLSEYKKHPGLLAREIYNNTQIIMGDHQMNKPMNSCSLCGQCTVTCPNGFDMSQVCKSARENMVSTDKMPLAPHEFALMDMLFSNSEAFLCRPQPGYETCRYVFFPGCQAGAIAPDVVTEAYEDLCRRTEGGVALMLGCCGAISEWAGRYEMTEKVNEQLKQELAKLGDPMIIAGCPSCMKQLKESLGVRVTGIWEILKEIGLPAQAKGLEIPVAIHDACGARGDARTQDIIRELLADMGCTVVNTEYSRDLSPCCGYGGLTSYANKEMADKMTEKCLERSDAPYITYCMACRDRFVREGRESRHILELLYGTNAVNMPDISEKRYNRLVLKEKLLKNIWNEELMMEKKDYTVAYTEDAISMMDERMILKSDVERVLSDYRENQEAIFDEETKELVTRSRLGNVTFWVRFVETEEGYLVRRAYSHRMNIMKRVGQ from the coding sequence ATGACATATATACAGGAGAGAGGTTCCACTCATGTTTATCACGTAAATCGAATGTCAAAGGAAGAGATGGATCATATGATCAGCCTCTGTGTTCATGAACAGCCGGCGTACTGTGTTGCAGCCTGTCCTTTCAAAGCAGATACAAAAGAAATGCTGTTTTATGCTGCAAAAGGAAATTTTAAGAAAGCTCTGGGGATCTATGAGAAGATCACACCATTTCCCATGATCCTCTGTAGCGGCTGTACTGCACCCTGTGAGGAGAAATGCAGGCTTTGTGAGCTGGGTGATGGCATATCCATACGTGAAGTAGAGCGTGCCATTGTCCGATATGGGGAACCTGGAAAACGGAGCAGTGTATTTCGTATCAGAAAGAAAAAAAAGGCTGTGATTTTTGGCTCAGGATTATTCCCGCTGTTTCTTGCAGGGGAGCTGGAAAAGAAGATGTATCCTGCAACCATTTACTGTCAGGAGAAAGATTATGAAGCCTATATTGCAGCAGCAGCACCAAAGCTTTCGGAATCAGATTGTAGGAATGAAGCAAAACGTCTCAGTTCCATGGATCTTTCCTTTGAATTCGGATGCAGTCTTGACCTTCCGTTTATCAGAGAGAAAATGAAGGAGGCAGATGTGGTCTGTGCTTCAGAGGAGGTGGCCAAAAAGCTGGCTCCTGAAGAAACAGCAGATGCAGAGATCATGCTGAGAGAACAGGCGGGAATTGTCAGCGGTCTGGCCCAGTCTGTGATGGATGCGGCTTTTGCTGCAAAGAGAGCTGCCCTGACTGTAGATCTCCTTGTACAGAATCTTTCGCCCCACAGCAACAGAGGCAGTGAAGGAGCAGTTACTACCAGGCTCTATACAAATATGGAAGGGATGAAAGGTTCCAAAAAGATTCCCTGCAGCATAGATGGATATTCAAAAGAAGAAGCTATGGAGGAAGCAAAGCGATGCATTCAGTGCCACTGTGATGAGTGTATGAAAAGCTGTGTCTATTTAAGTGAATATAAAAAGCACCCTGGTCTTCTTGCACGTGAGATTTATAATAATACCCAGATCATTATGGGAGATCACCAGATGAATAAACCGATGAATTCCTGTTCGCTCTGCGGACAGTGCACTGTAACCTGTCCAAATGGGTTTGATATGAGCCAGGTCTGCAAATCTGCAAGAGAAAATATGGTATCTACAGACAAGATGCCTCTGGCACCTCATGAATTTGCACTGATGGATATGCTGTTCTCCAATTCGGAGGCTTTCTTATGCAGACCTCAGCCGGGATATGAAACCTGCAGATATGTATTTTTTCCGGGATGTCAGGCAGGAGCCATAGCGCCGGATGTTGTCACAGAGGCATATGAGGATCTTTGCAGGAGGACAGAGGGCGGTGTTGCTCTGATGCTGGGATGCTGTGGTGCTATCAGTGAATGGGCAGGACGCTATGAAATGACAGAAAAGGTAAATGAACAGCTGAAGCAGGAGCTTGCAAAGCTGGGAGATCCCATGATCATAGCAGGCTGTCCAAGCTGTATGAAACAGTTAAAAGAGAGTCTTGGTGTCAGAGTCACAGGAATCTGGGAGATCTTAAAGGAAATCGGACTTCCCGCACAGGCAAAAGGGCTGGAGATACCTGTTGCAATACATGATGCCTGCGGAGCCAGGGGTGATGCGCGGACACAGGACATAATAAGAGAGCTTCTTGCAGATATGGGGTGCACTGTTGTAAACACAGAATATTCCAGAGATCTGTCTCCCTGTTGCGGATACGGCGGACTGACTTCCTACGCTAATAAAGAGATGGCAGATAAAATGACAGAAAAGTGTCTGGAACGATCCGATGCCCCATATATAACGTACTGCATGGCATGCAGGGACCGATTTGTCAGGGAAGGCAGGGAATCCAGACATATCCTTGAACTTCTGTATGGCACAAATGCCGTCAATATGCCGGATATCAGTGAAAAACGCTACAACCGGCTTGTGCTAAAAGAGAAGCTTTTAAAAAATATATGGAATGAGGAACTGATGATGGAGAAAAAAGATTATACCGTTGCATATACAGAAGATGCTATCAGTATGATGGATGAACGCATGATACTGAAAAGTGATGTGGAGCGTGTATTATCAGATTACAGAGAAAACCAGGAAGCGATTTTTGATGAAGAGACAAAAGAACTGGTGACAAGGAGCAGACTTGGAAATGTGACATTCTGGGTGCGATTTGTGGAAACTGAAGAAGGGTATCTGGTACGCAGAGCATACAGTCACAGAATGAATATTATGAAAAGGGTGGGACAGTAA
- a CDS encoding DVU_1557 family redox protein produces the protein MAAERTYYTIDPEGKLTCMKCKVPLVKGKAKFMYLENGFPVEMPVCPKCGFVYVPEELALGKVLAVERALEDK, from the coding sequence ATGGCAGCAGAGAGAACATATTATACCATTGATCCTGAGGGAAAGCTGACCTGCATGAAATGCAAGGTTCCTCTTGTAAAAGGAAAAGCAAAATTTATGTATCTGGAGAACGGTTTTCCTGTTGAGATGCCGGTCTGTCCCAAATGTGGCTTTGTCTATGTTCCGGAGGAGCTGGCTCTTGGAAAGGTTCTGGCAGTGGAACGTGCACTGGAGGATAAATAG
- a CDS encoding class I SAM-dependent methyltransferase, with amino-acid sequence MNRHPGGEEQTLHLLKSIELKKGMKALDLGAGEGETVRIMKAFGLNVQGVDLAPRSSEVQRGDFLNLQYAADSMDLCISQCAFFVSRDQKKAVSECWRVLKKGGFLLLSDLDPGNLLEIVKETGFTILCQEDQTALWREYYLEAIWNDSFCCEDHKLLQNEYKGRKIGYTMVVGRKE; translated from the coding sequence ATGAACAGACATCCCGGAGGGGAAGAGCAGACACTTCATCTTCTGAAAAGCATAGAACTGAAAAAAGGAATGAAAGCTCTGGATCTGGGAGCAGGAGAGGGAGAGACAGTGCGGATCATGAAAGCATTTGGTCTGAATGTGCAGGGGGTGGATCTTGCTCCGCGAAGCAGTGAGGTGCAGAGGGGAGATTTTCTGAACCTTCAGTATGCAGCTGACAGTATGGATCTCTGTATCAGCCAGTGTGCATTTTTTGTCAGCAGAGATCAGAAAAAGGCAGTTTCTGAATGCTGGCGTGTACTGAAAAAGGGAGGATTTCTTTTACTGTCAGATCTGGATCCGGGCAATCTTTTGGAAATTGTGAAAGAAACAGGGTTTACGATTCTCTGTCAGGAGGATCAGACTGCTCTCTGGAGAGAATATTATCTGGAAGCAATCTGGAATGATTCATTCTGCTGCGAGGATCATAAGCTTTTGCAGAATGAATATAAAGGCAGAAAAATAGGCTATACCATGGTGGTTGGCAGAAAGGAGTAA
- a CDS encoding DVU_1555 family C-GCAxxG-C-C protein: MDLYERIMELGSMGYHCSQIIMIMTLETIGEENPQLVKAMGGLGGGIGYCGDTCGCLTGSACAIGYFLGNLAPEEKEDTQMKPAVQELYQWFRQKTEEEFGAFYCKDITHLDWGIIMEKCPGLIADTYTKVMEILTEREVLEL, from the coding sequence ATGGATCTTTACGAAAGAATAATGGAATTAGGCAGCATGGGATATCATTGTTCACAGATCATTATGATCATGACTCTGGAAACCATAGGAGAGGAAAATCCACAGCTTGTAAAGGCAATGGGAGGCCTTGGAGGAGGAATTGGTTACTGTGGAGATACCTGTGGGTGTTTGACAGGAAGTGCCTGTGCCATCGGATATTTTCTCGGCAATCTGGCTCCTGAAGAGAAGGAAGATACACAGATGAAGCCGGCTGTACAGGAATTATATCAGTGGTTCCGCCAAAAGACAGAAGAAGAATTTGGAGCTTTTTACTGTAAGGATATCACTCATCTGGACTGGGGCATAATTATGGAGAAATGTCCCGGACTTATTGCAGATACTTATACAAAAGTTATGGAAATACTGACAGAACGGGAGGTGCTGGAGCTTTGA
- the trsS gene encoding radical SAM (seleno)protein TrsS gives MITIGKTKSVCPECMKVVPAKKCIGEDGIYLVKECNAHGKFQTLIWEGNVTDYLSWGRENLSAETPVNPKVKEKSCPDNCGLCEEHERKGCCMILEVTKRCNMHCPVCFASAGEGGENGDIPISEIEKQYDFLMAHGGPFNIQLSGGEPTMRDDLPEIIHMGRKKGFTFFQLNTNGIRLAREDGYARKLKKAGLNTVFLQFDGVTDQVYETLRGQAMMELKKKAILNCSEAELGIALVPVIAPGVNDMQIGDILKFGLNHMPFVRGVHFQPISYFGRCSQKRPTNPITIPKMLRLMEEQTEGLMKIEDFAGGGAENPYCSFHASYLRKGERELKLLEKKSGKGCCCTTSDDSRQYVENQWSYSTKNYDEGEMTQTDALDEFLIRIHNETFAVSGMIFQDAWNLDLDRLKRCYICEVDPDYGMVPFCAYNLTNLKGTYLYRK, from the coding sequence TTGATCACCATTGGCAAAACAAAAAGTGTCTGTCCGGAATGTATGAAGGTAGTTCCTGCCAAAAAGTGTATTGGTGAAGACGGGATTTATCTGGTAAAAGAATGTAATGCGCATGGGAAATTTCAGACTCTGATCTGGGAGGGAAATGTAACAGATTATCTTTCCTGGGGAAGAGAAAATCTCTCAGCGGAAACTCCTGTAAATCCGAAGGTTAAAGAAAAATCCTGTCCGGATAATTGCGGACTCTGTGAGGAACATGAAAGAAAAGGGTGCTGTATGATCCTGGAAGTCACAAAACGCTGTAATATGCATTGCCCTGTCTGCTTTGCTTCAGCAGGAGAAGGCGGGGAAAACGGAGATATTCCTATCAGTGAAATAGAAAAACAGTATGATTTTCTGATGGCTCACGGAGGTCCTTTTAATATACAGCTCTCAGGAGGAGAGCCAACCATGAGAGATGATCTGCCTGAGATCATACATATGGGAAGAAAAAAAGGATTTACATTTTTTCAGTTAAATACCAATGGGATCCGGCTTGCCAGGGAGGATGGATATGCCAGAAAGCTGAAAAAAGCAGGACTGAATACAGTATTTCTTCAGTTTGACGGTGTGACAGATCAGGTTTATGAGACTTTGCGTGGGCAGGCTATGATGGAACTGAAGAAAAAGGCGATCTTAAACTGTTCAGAAGCAGAGCTTGGTATTGCTCTTGTGCCGGTCATAGCGCCGGGAGTAAATGATATGCAGATAGGGGATATCCTGAAATTTGGTCTGAATCATATGCCCTTTGTCCGTGGCGTACATTTTCAGCCTATCAGTTATTTTGGCAGATGTTCCCAGAAGCGCCCCACAAATCCCATCACCATACCAAAGATGCTGAGACTTATGGAAGAACAGACAGAGGGACTGATGAAAATTGAGGATTTTGCAGGCGGCGGAGCAGAGAATCCCTACTGCTCCTTCCATGCAAGTTATCTGAGAAAAGGGGAGCGGGAACTGAAGCTTCTTGAAAAAAAATCAGGAAAAGGATGCTGCTGTACTACCAGTGATGATTCCAGACAGTATGTGGAAAATCAGTGGAGCTACAGTACAAAAAACTATGATGAAGGAGAAATGACACAGACAGATGCGTTGGATGAGTTTCTGATCCGGATACATAATGAAACCTTTGCAGTATCAGGCATGATCTTTCAGGATGCCTGGAATCTGGATCTTGACCGTCTGAAACGCTGTTATATCTGTGAAGTGGATCCTGATTATGGAATGGTGCCGTTCTGTGCATATAATCTGACTAATCTGAAAGGAACCTATTTATACAGAAAGTGA
- a CDS encoding DVU_1553 family AMP-dependent CoA ligase — translation MICKQEEITDITREAINKIQLDKLNAVLKKEKERQGFYRDLPERLESLADLKNLPFTTESDLAQKGGRMLLCSQGEIQRIISEQTSGTTGAGKRVFYTEGDCEHTIELFMAGLGEFIYPGSRTMVAMPFSGPFGLGELIAEAIRRIGAHPLLTGNNKTYGELKTILEEEQSDTYVGMPTALLSMLRMCGKGSIKRALISGDAYSETVMKEIEKILGTPLWPHYGSREMGLGGAICCQAHEGMHMRENHCIIEIIDKEGNVLPDGQWGELVITTIGMEAQPLIRYRTGDHTRIIPGKCICGSEIKRLDFVRRIDQSKSMREMDELLFQIPELVDCCVRSVGETKEITALFTSDNGEELIRNVCAEKNIISLDCRKAEWSDRALYPAKRIIL, via the coding sequence ATGATCTGTAAGCAGGAAGAAATTACAGATATTACAAGGGAAGCAATAAACAAAATACAGCTGGATAAACTGAATGCTGTTTTGAAAAAAGAAAAAGAAAGGCAGGGGTTTTACAGAGATCTGCCAGAAAGGCTGGAAAGCCTTGCTGATCTGAAAAACCTTCCCTTTACAACGGAATCCGACCTTGCTCAGAAAGGGGGCAGGATGTTACTGTGCTCCCAGGGAGAAATACAGAGGATCATTTCAGAACAGACAAGTGGAACAACCGGTGCAGGTAAACGTGTATTTTATACAGAAGGAGATTGTGAACATACCATAGAACTTTTTATGGCCGGACTTGGTGAGTTTATTTATCCGGGAAGCCGGACTATGGTTGCTATGCCGTTTTCCGGTCCTTTTGGACTGGGAGAGCTGATCGCAGAGGCAATCAGACGTATAGGTGCACACCCCCTTTTAACCGGGAACAATAAAACCTATGGTGAGTTAAAAACAATTCTGGAAGAGGAACAGTCGGACACTTATGTAGGTATGCCGACAGCACTGCTTTCCATGCTTAGAATGTGTGGAAAAGGAAGTATAAAGAGAGCACTGATATCAGGGGATGCCTATTCGGAAACAGTAATGAAAGAAATAGAAAAAATTCTGGGAACACCTCTCTGGCCTCATTATGGTTCCAGAGAGATGGGACTTGGGGGCGCGATCTGCTGTCAGGCTCATGAGGGCATGCACATGCGAGAGAATCACTGTATCATAGAGATCATAGATAAAGAGGGAAATGTTCTGCCTGACGGTCAATGGGGAGAACTGGTGATCACAACCATTGGGATGGAGGCACAGCCTTTGATCAGATACAGGACCGGCGACCATACACGTATTATCCCCGGAAAATGTATCTGTGGAAGTGAGATAAAGCGTCTGGATTTTGTAAGGCGCATCGACCAGTCAAAAAGTATGAGAGAAATGGATGAATTACTGTTTCAGATTCCGGAACTGGTAGATTGCTGTGTAAGGAGTGTTGGAGAGACGAAAGAAATCACAGCACTTTTTACATCAGACAACGGAGAAGAACTGATCAGAAATGTCTGTGCAGAGAAAAATATTATTTCTTTGGACTGCAGAAAAGCAGAATGGAGCGATAGGGCATTGTATCCTGCGAAACGTATTATTTTATAG
- a CDS encoding acyltransferase family protein, translating into MEFNPEYISMKQTNIIRGFFLLLVFMIHFCQYIQMNGPTDRIFQFWRTHSGQLVVTLFLLYSGYGVFVSIMKKGTPYVRRIPVHRVLRTLVHFDLAVLLYLAAYSFMGRTFSMQKIFLALLGWESLGNSNWYIFVMLILYLITWFAFRILKNSPIPSLLFITVLTVISMYILSLHKTDYWYNTMLCYPAGMWYGFFKEKIDVKLKTTKNYILAALILLALLLVVYKTRQQICMYAIGAVVFTLVVVMFTMKMQLGNSLLEFTGKHLFGLYIMQRLPMALLQHTAIEANAYVYAVVCFLLMYLVGIGFSWVCEMVDEKVLGKIFS; encoded by the coding sequence GTGGAATTCAATCCGGAATATATCTCGATGAAACAGACCAACATCATCCGCGGATTTTTTCTGCTGCTGGTATTCATGATCCACTTCTGCCAGTACATCCAGATGAACGGCCCCACAGACCGGATCTTCCAGTTCTGGCGCACCCACTCCGGCCAGCTGGTAGTCACCCTGTTCCTGCTTTATTCCGGATACGGTGTCTTCGTCTCCATCATGAAAAAAGGCACGCCCTACGTCCGCCGCATCCCAGTTCACCGAGTGCTGCGGACACTGGTGCATTTTGATCTGGCCGTACTGCTTTATCTGGCAGCCTATTCTTTCATGGGAAGAACCTTTTCCATGCAAAAAATTTTCCTGGCACTGCTGGGCTGGGAAAGCCTCGGCAACAGCAACTGGTACATTTTTGTCATGTTGATCCTGTACCTCATCACCTGGTTCGCATTCCGGATCTTAAAAAACAGCCCTATACCCTCTCTGCTTTTCATCACAGTTCTGACCGTGATAAGCATGTACATCCTGTCCCTCCACAAAACCGACTACTGGTACAACACCATGCTCTGCTACCCCGCCGGCATGTGGTACGGATTCTTTAAGGAAAAAATTGATGTAAAATTAAAGACCACAAAGAATTACATCCTTGCAGCCCTTATACTCCTGGCCCTGCTCCTCGTAGTTTACAAAACCCGCCAGCAGATCTGTATGTATGCCATCGGCGCTGTTGTATTCACACTGGTGGTTGTGATGTTCACCATGAAAATGCAGCTTGGAAATTCACTCCTGGAATTCACCGGAAAGCATCTGTTCGGATTGTATATTATGCAGAGACTGCCTATGGCCCTGCTGCAGCATACCGCCATTGAAGCAAATGCTTATGTTTATGCCGTGGTCTGTTTTCTGCTTATGTATTTGGTGGGGATTGGGTTTAGCTGGGTTTGCGAGATGGTGGATGAGAAAGTACTGGGGAAGATTTTTTCATAG
- a CDS encoding pyridoxal phosphate-dependent aminotransferase, which yields MDTKPVFHGSDIEKICSYYNLKKENIVKFGANVNPLGLSQKAGRAIAEHVDILSSYPDREYTSLRNTISSYCNIPADFILPGNGSSELISLLIQERAPKHTLILGPTYSEYSRELSFSGSTQEYYHLQESNDFEPDIPDLCRKLEQGYDFLILCNPNNPTSSAITQEELRRLIGFCAEKNIFVMIDETYAEFAPDINAITAVPLTREFTNLMVLRGVSKFFAAPGMRLGYGITGNMEFLAKMREKQTPWSLNSLGAFAGEIMLQDEDYIKETRNLILSERDRMIRELKDTDTYKIYPAYANFILLRILKNGLTSYDVFEACIRQGMMIRDCSSFQCLDGEFVRFCIMMPEDNSRLVKVLKSL from the coding sequence ATGGATACCAAACCCGTTTTTCACGGAAGTGATATAGAAAAGATCTGCAGCTACTACAATCTGAAAAAAGAAAACATCGTCAAATTCGGTGCAAATGTCAATCCTCTGGGCCTTTCCCAAAAAGCCGGCAGAGCCATTGCAGAACACGTGGATATTCTTTCCTCCTACCCGGACAGAGAATACACATCCCTTCGGAATACGATTTCCAGCTACTGCAATATTCCCGCTGATTTCATTCTTCCGGGAAACGGCTCCAGCGAATTGATCTCCCTTCTGATCCAGGAGCGTGCCCCGAAGCACACTCTGATCCTTGGGCCTACCTATTCTGAATACTCCAGAGAGCTTTCTTTCTCCGGAAGTACCCAGGAATACTACCACCTTCAGGAAAGCAATGATTTCGAGCCGGACATTCCGGATCTCTGCCGGAAGCTGGAGCAGGGCTATGATTTTCTCATTCTCTGCAACCCCAACAATCCAACTTCCTCCGCCATCACCCAGGAAGAGCTTCGCAGACTCATCGGTTTCTGTGCAGAAAAAAATATCTTCGTGATGATCGACGAAACCTATGCAGAATTTGCCCCGGATATCAACGCCATCACCGCAGTTCCGCTGACTCGGGAATTCACCAATCTCATGGTACTCCGCGGCGTATCCAAATTCTTCGCTGCTCCCGGAATGCGCCTGGGCTACGGCATCACCGGAAACATGGAATTTCTTGCAAAAATGCGCGAAAAACAGACACCATGGTCACTTAACAGCCTTGGTGCCTTTGCAGGAGAGATCATGCTGCAGGATGAAGATTATATTAAAGAAACCAGAAATCTGATCCTTTCCGAACGTGACCGGATGATCCGGGAGCTGAAGGATACAGACACCTACAAAATCTATCCCGCCTATGCAAACTTTATCCTGCTCAGGATCCTAAAAAACGGACTGACCTCCTATGACGTATTTGAAGCCTGCATCAGACAAGGCATGATGATCCGTGACTGTTCTTCCTTCCAGTGCCTGGACGGGGAATTTGTGCGATTCTGTATTATGATGCCGGAGGATAATTCACGGCTTGTTAAAGTGCTGAAATCACTGTAG
- a CDS encoding ketopantoate reductase family protein, giving the protein MNIEEKKIAVIGIGGVGGYIAGLLAKAYPHVTMVARGARAESIRKKGLVLHSDYKGEIVAEPERVVPIQDMGQQDYIFICVKNYSLAEVCESIRDMVTDDTVIIPVMNGVDPGENIRRLVGKGTVVDSLIYTVAFANEDFSIAQQDTFTWLCIGIKDADERQQKKVTEVAEILKGADIDYKDQGDIEVEIWRKYILNCAFNVMTAFYDNTIGELRRDPVKAQQYEKLVWEAASVGRAKGVALTDEHINAVIHKFRHVHADNATSSLQRDFRIRRKQTELETFSGYIVKEAKKLGVSIPLSEKIYQGLMEMAEKF; this is encoded by the coding sequence ATGAATATAGAAGAGAAAAAAATCGCAGTGATCGGAATTGGTGGTGTTGGTGGTTACATAGCAGGGTTGCTGGCGAAGGCGTATCCGCATGTGACGATGGTTGCACGTGGCGCCAGAGCAGAGAGCATCCGGAAAAAAGGCCTGGTGCTCCACAGTGATTATAAGGGTGAGATCGTGGCAGAGCCAGAGCGGGTAGTACCAATTCAAGATATGGGACAGCAGGATTATATTTTTATCTGTGTAAAAAACTATTCACTGGCTGAGGTGTGCGAAAGTATCCGGGACATGGTCACGGATGACACAGTGATCATTCCGGTGATGAATGGTGTGGACCCGGGAGAAAACATCCGCCGTCTGGTTGGTAAGGGAACTGTTGTGGATTCGCTGATCTATACGGTGGCTTTTGCCAATGAGGATTTTTCCATTGCCCAGCAGGATACGTTTACGTGGCTTTGTATTGGAATCAAAGATGCGGATGAACGGCAGCAGAAGAAAGTTACAGAAGTGGCAGAGATCCTGAAAGGTGCGGATATTGACTATAAGGATCAGGGGGATATCGAGGTGGAGATATGGAGAAAGTACATCCTCAACTGTGCCTTTAATGTGATGACTGCTTTTTATGATAACACGATCGGGGAGCTCCGCAGAGATCCGGTGAAAGCGCAGCAATATGAGAAGCTTGTATGGGAAGCTGCCAGTGTAGGTCGGGCAAAGGGTGTTGCGCTGACGGATGAGCATATCAATGCGGTGATCCATAAATTCCGCCATGTACATGCGGATAATGCAACCAGTTCCCTGCAGAGGGATTTTCGCATCCGGAGAAAACAGACGGAGCTGGAAACCTTCAGCGGTTATATTGTGAAAGAAGCGAAGAAACTGGGTGTTTCCATTCCGCTTTCCGAAAAAATATATCAGGGACTTATGGAAATGGCAGAAAAATTCTGA
- a CDS encoding LemA family protein — MKKVFFAVIAVIVILAGGLMLSYNGLAGGKEAVETAEADVDTMLQRRADLIPNLVSTVKSYTKHETEIIDKVLAARDQLMNADTVEEKSEADQQMDSALSGLKVVVENYPELKSDTTYVGLMDELSGSENRISVARKDYNEAVKAYNTRLVKFPGNVLGSMLGFEKASYFEADDSAADTPDVGDMLAE; from the coding sequence ATGAAGAAAGTATTTTTTGCTGTTATTGCAGTGATCGTGATCCTTGCCGGAGGACTTATGCTCAGTTACAACGGGCTTGCCGGAGGTAAAGAAGCTGTGGAAACTGCAGAGGCTGATGTGGATACCATGCTGCAGAGACGGGCAGATCTGATCCCGAATCTCGTCAGCACGGTAAAAAGTTACACGAAGCATGAGACGGAGATTATTGACAAGGTTCTGGCGGCGAGGGACCAGCTGATGAATGCGGATACTGTGGAAGAGAAATCTGAGGCAGATCAACAGATGGACAGTGCACTCTCCGGTCTGAAGGTTGTAGTGGAAAATTATCCGGAACTGAAAAGTGACACTACTTATGTGGGCCTGATGGATGAACTGTCCGGAAGCGAAAACCGGATCTCTGTAGCGAGAAAAGATTATAATGAGGCTGTGAAAGCTTATAACACAAGGCTTGTGAAATTCCCCGGGAATGTATTGGGTTCCATGCTTGGCTTTGAGAAGGCGTCATATTTTGAGGCCGATGATTCAGCAGCAGATACGCCGGATGTAGGGGATATGCTGGCAGAGTGA
- a CDS encoding TPM domain-containing protein codes for MKKWIGRMAVLLAFVLTLSGSTLAVFGEIPSATKEFYVNDYAGIFSDAWKEELCKAGEQLYDDTTAQLVVLTVDTTDGEDISDYAVETGRKWGIGSKKKNNGVLIVLSVSDRKVWVSVGYGLEGKLPDSKTGRLLDEYAVPSYKDNQFEKGTVELYYALLNEIREEYGLEKITAPRYEKMQPDVDDDEDDEDDGTVWEIALGLVMIVLIMVGAYLLCVMLPVFLIVTVVLVLKGLIMKLSGKDTADYWKKNFNRMSVLHRLFNSLFPLSWILGRGGKSSGGSSGNDDDRDDDYDSYDSGSSGDGGSFGGGGAGRDF; via the coding sequence ATGAAAAAATGGATCGGACGGATGGCTGTGTTGCTGGCTTTTGTATTGACGCTGTCCGGAAGTACGCTGGCAGTTTTCGGGGAGATCCCATCTGCCACAAAAGAATTCTATGTTAATGATTATGCAGGGATTTTCAGCGATGCTTGGAAGGAAGAGCTTTGCAAGGCTGGTGAGCAGCTGTATGATGATACCACAGCGCAGCTGGTTGTCCTTACCGTGGATACCACCGATGGGGAAGACATCAGTGATTATGCAGTGGAAACCGGTCGCAAATGGGGAATTGGTTCAAAGAAGAAAAATAATGGTGTCCTGATCGTCCTTTCGGTTTCGGACCGTAAAGTCTGGGTATCTGTCGGCTACGGCCTTGAGGGAAAGCTGCCTGATTCGAAGACCGGACGACTTCTGGATGAATATGCAGTTCCTTCCTATAAAGACAATCAGTTTGAAAAAGGTACCGTGGAGCTTTATTATGCACTGTTAAATGAGATCCGTGAGGAATACGGTCTGGAGAAGATAACAGCTCCCAGATATGAGAAGATGCAGCCGGATGTGGACGATGATGAGGATGATGAGGATGATGGAACTGTCTGGGAGATCGCACTGGGGCTTGTGATGATCGTTTTGATCATGGTGGGCGCATATCTGCTGTGCGTGATGCTTCCTGTATTTCTTATCGTAACTGTGGTTCTGGTTCTGAAGGGCCTGATAATGAAATTGTCGGGAAAGGATACCGCAGACTACTGGAAAAAGAATTTTAACCGTATGAGTGTACTGCACCGGCTCTTTAATTCCCTGTTTCCGCTGAGCTGGATTCTGGGAAGAGGAGGAAAAAGCAGCGGTGGAAGTTCCGGCAATGACGATGACAGAGACGATGATTATGACAGCTACGACAGCGGAAGCTCCGGAGACGGAGGAAGCTTCGGCGGTGGTGGTGCAGGCAGGGATTTCTGA